AGTTCGCGCATCCGTTCGTCGCGGATGAGGAAATTCATCGCCGACGTGTCCTCGTCCATCAACAGGACTCGCGCGCCCGCCTCGACCGCTTCCATTATATTAGCCGCCTGCGACGTCGAGCCGCTGGCGTTTTCGGTACTGAAGTCCCGGGTATGTTTCCCGCCGGGCAGGTCGCCGATAAACCCGGAGATATCCACCCCGGATACGCTCCGGCCGTCCTCCGCGCGTATCATCACGGTCTCCCGCAGTGATACCGCATATTCACGCCCATCCCCCGGCACATGCCCCCATACGCCCGATTTCAGGGCGTTCATCAGCGTGGATTTCCCGTGGAATCCCCCGCCGGTTATCAGTGTTATCCCGCGCGGCACTCCCATCCCGGTGATATAGCCGCCTCCGGGGAAATCGATGCGTATCCCGAGACTCGGCGGGGATTCGAACCTGACCGCGCCGTCGAGAGGGGTATCCTCCGCGCCGCTCCGCCGGGGCAGTATCGCTCCGTCGGGGATAAACGCCAGAAGGCCGCGCCTGCCGAGTTCCATGCGGATATGCTCGCGGCGTTCGGCGGTGGTGATAAACGATTGAAATTGTTTCCCGTCGAGACGGGCCATATCCAACCCCTCGCGCACAAGAGATGGGAACTCCTCGAAGAGCATGAACTCCGCTTCCGATGCCGCGACAGTCCTCCCGAGGGACGGCATGCCCGCGACGAGGCGCACGGTGATGTTTTCTTTATCGATGACGATGGAGTTCCGTTCGAGAACGGTCTGCCCGCCGTAATTGATCGCGATAACGCCGGAATTACCCGTGCCGCGGTTTCCCTTGGTGAGACGACGGATATTTTTCGCGAACACCCGCGCAAGCGCGTCCCGGAACGCCATCGAGCGCACGGGGGTATCGTAGAAGCCGGCGGGAAATCCCGTCTGCGCGAGCGGTACGGTCAGGCTTACTTTCGACGGGGGAGCGAACGGGTCGGATTGGATCCGGTCGATGCTCAGTGTAAATTCCGGGAATTGATATAGCCCTTCGAGGTTTTTATAGAGACGGTAACCGTTATTATCGATACGGCGGAGGAGCGAACGGAGGTTGTGCATGAGTAGTCCTAAACCTTTTTCATCAGGTCGATATCTTTACGGATTTCATCTTCCCACTTATCGTCGTCATCCCGCGCGCTTGAGATACTGTCATCCATCTCGGCGAGAGAACTTTTCGGAATAACGGGAGTCCCTTTTTGGGGCGCTTCGGCCTGTTTTTCCGGCGCGGCCGTTTCAGCAGTGTCGGCGGCG
The sequence above is drawn from the Brevinematales bacterium genome and encodes:
- a CDS encoding ABC-ATPase domain-containing protein, with translation MHNLRSLLRRIDNNGYRLYKNLEGLYQFPEFTLSIDRIQSDPFAPPSKVSLTVPLAQTGFPAGFYDTPVRSMAFRDALARVFAKNIRRLTKGNRGTGNSGVIAINYGGQTVLERNSIVIDKENITVRLVAGMPSLGRTVAASEAEFMLFEEFPSLVREGLDMARLDGKQFQSFITTAERREHIRMELGRRGLLAFIPDGAILPRRSGAEDTPLDGAVRFESPPSLGIRIDFPGGGYITGMGVPRGITLITGGGFHGKSTLMNALKSGVWGHVPGDGREYAVSLRETVMIRAEDGRSVSGVDISGFIGDLPGGKHTRDFSTENASGSTSQAANIMEAVEAGARVLLMDEDTSAMNFLIRDERMRELIPAPNEPITPYIETARKLYDELGVSTVMVTGGSGDYLDIADTVIMMDNYRAEDVTARAREIALRHPRKATPPPERRLRTTHRVPLPDSVDPSRKKQKRDIETFETGIRFGRAKIELSEWEQIFDRTQYDTLGDILYYAKVRKYIDGTRNIAEIVRAIENDIQPKGLDVLFAGTGREWSYYCGVRGIDIAAALNRLRTLKVTS